The region GATGGCCGCGCGAAGATCTTTGCCATTAAGCGGTTTGCCATTGCCTGGCCGGCTATCATCGAGCTGGCCGCGGTAGACCAGCGTGCGGTCAGGCCCAAACAGGAAGAAATCCGGCGTGCAGGCAGCGGTATACGCTTTGGCGACGTCTTGCGTCTCATCGTAACAGAACGGAAACGTGAACCCTTCCTCTTTCGCCATCGCCTTCAACTTCTTCGGCGCATCATCCGGATAGCCTGCGGCGTCATTGGCGCTGATCGCCACGATCCCGATGTCCTGCTTCGCATAATCCCTCCCCAGCTTCGCCAACTCGCCTTTGACATGCACGACGTAGGGGCAGTGCCGGCAGATGAACATGACCAGCAGCGCTTTTTTCCCGGCCCATGTCTTCAGCGAAACATCCTTGCCTGAAACCACATCAGGCAAGTTGAAATCCGGTGCCGGTGTCTCGAG is a window of Candidatus Omnitrophota bacterium DNA encoding:
- a CDS encoding thioredoxin family protein; this translates as MALTPSTMLALETPAPDFNLPDVVSGKDVSLKTWAGKKALLVMFICRHCPYVVHVKGELAKLGRDYAKQDIGIVAISANDAAGYPDDAPKKLKAMAKEEGFTFPFCYDETQDVAKAYTAACTPDFFLFGPDRTLVYRGQLDDSRPGNGKPLNGKDLRAAIDAVLAGTPVSPEQKASIGCNIKWKKSQEPAYFR